A window from Euzebyales bacterium encodes these proteins:
- a CDS encoding SRPBCC family protein, with amino-acid sequence MGTFHLEATIDRPREDVFAVIADPTTMPRWYEAVQRVTTTSTGPITAGATYVITRSLPGGEVHNTVEITEYETNRCVTLESRDGPTPFLYRYTLQPRPGGVTGITLDGRISGTGLPAPLGAVDSLATRLFKHGMRRNLDELRRIIESAPTRQE; translated from the coding sequence ATGGGTACGTTTCACCTCGAGGCCACCATCGACCGCCCCCGCGAGGATGTCTTCGCCGTCATCGCCGACCCCACGACGATGCCCCGCTGGTACGAGGCGGTCCAACGGGTCACCACGACGTCGACGGGTCCGATCACGGCCGGCGCGACCTACGTGATCACCCGGTCACTGCCCGGCGGCGAGGTGCACAACACCGTCGAGATCACCGAGTACGAGACGAACCGGTGCGTGACGTTGGAGAGTCGCGACGGCCCCACCCCGTTCCTGTACCGCTACACCCTCCAGCCCCGTCCGGGCGGGGTCACCGGGATCACCCTCGATGGCCGCATCAGCGGCACCGGCCTCCCGGCACCCTTGGGTGCCGTCGACTCCCTCGCCACGCGGCTGTTCAAGCACGGCATGCGACGCAACCTCGACGAGCTCAGACGCATCATCGAGTCGGCACCCACGCGTCAGGAATGA